In Deinococcus depolymerans, the following are encoded in one genomic region:
- the ilvC gene encoding ketol-acid reductoisomerase, with protein sequence MAAKMYYDRDVSTAPIENRLIAIIGYGSQAHAHAQNLRDSGFNVVVGLREGSASRAKAEQAGLRVASIEDATKEADVVMLLIPDEQQPAVYEQSIAPNLADGKALAFGHGFNVHFGRITPPAGVDVFLVAPKGPGHMLRRVYADGAGMPGIFAVQQDATGKARDIALAYASGIGCTRAGVLETTFKEETETDLFGEQAVLCGGVTHLIQAGFETLVEAGYQPEIAYFETLHEVKLIVDLIYEKGFEGMRHSISNTAEFGDYVTGPRVVTAETKAEMGRVLQDIQTGKFAERFIADAEAGFPFMEEQRGKMRGHTLEVVGKELRDQMPFITKKALEV encoded by the coding sequence ATGGCTGCAAAAATGTACTACGACCGCGACGTGAGCACCGCCCCCATCGAGAACCGGCTGATCGCCATCATCGGCTACGGCAGCCAGGCGCACGCGCACGCGCAGAACCTCCGGGACAGCGGCTTCAATGTGGTCGTGGGCCTGCGTGAAGGCAGCGCCAGCCGCGCCAAGGCCGAGCAGGCCGGACTGCGCGTCGCCAGCATCGAGGACGCCACGAAGGAAGCGGACGTGGTCATGCTCCTGATCCCCGACGAGCAGCAGCCCGCCGTGTACGAGCAGAGCATCGCCCCGAACCTCGCGGACGGCAAGGCGCTGGCCTTCGGGCACGGCTTCAACGTTCACTTCGGCCGCATCACGCCCCCCGCCGGCGTGGACGTGTTCCTCGTGGCGCCCAAGGGCCCCGGTCACATGCTGCGCCGCGTCTACGCCGACGGTGCGGGCATGCCCGGCATCTTCGCCGTGCAGCAGGACGCCACCGGCAAGGCGCGCGACATCGCCCTGGCGTACGCCAGCGGCATCGGCTGCACCCGCGCCGGCGTGCTGGAAACCACCTTCAAGGAAGAGACCGAGACCGACCTGTTCGGCGAGCAGGCCGTGCTGTGCGGCGGCGTCACCCACCTGATCCAGGCGGGCTTCGAGACGCTCGTCGAGGCCGGGTACCAGCCCGAGATCGCGTACTTCGAGACGCTGCACGAGGTGAAGCTGATCGTGGACCTGATCTACGAGAAGGGCTTCGAGGGCATGCGCCACAGCATCAGCAACACCGCCGAGTTCGGTGACTACGTGACCGGCCCCCGCGTCGTGACCGCCGAGACGAAAGCCGAGATGGGCCGCGTCCTCCAGGACATCCAGACCGGCAAGTTCGCCGAGCGCTTCATCGCGGACGCCGAGGCCGGCTTCCCGTTCATGGAGGAGCAGCGCGGCAAGATGCGCGGCCACACCCTGGAAGTCGTCGGGAAGGAACTGCGCGACCAGATGCCCTTCATCACCAAGAAAGCACTCGAAGTCTAG
- a CDS encoding metallophosphoesterase family protein has protein sequence MHGNAFALRAVLNDIRAASPDLILNLGDTVWGAADPAAAWALQAQFAPPSVRGNTDERVAGLRDGREGMREWLRSQLPPDLPVRLADLPVRLDVAGGEVRAAHGSPRNPWEDLMLTGTPAGRTRPARFAELRERLDGFTADGGGQVCVVGHTHREMLTVVDGVTVMNVGPVSRQKDGLPLARWGLLTRRAGCWTPEFRRAAYDVAGAAAWARAHAPQPVGAFEAAWLSAGREP, from the coding sequence GTGCACGGCAACGCCTTCGCGCTGCGGGCCGTGCTGAACGACATTCGCGCGGCCTCGCCGGACCTGATCCTGAACCTGGGGGATACGGTGTGGGGGGCTGCCGATCCGGCCGCCGCGTGGGCGTTACAGGCGCAGTTCGCGCCGCCCAGCGTGCGCGGCAACACCGACGAGCGCGTGGCGGGCCTGCGGGACGGGCGGGAGGGCATGCGTGAGTGGCTGCGTTCGCAACTGCCCCCGGACCTCCCCGTGCGACTGGCCGACCTGCCTGTGCGACTGGACGTGGCCGGAGGAGAGGTGCGCGCCGCGCACGGCAGTCCCCGCAACCCCTGGGAGGACCTGATGCTGACCGGGACTCCGGCTGGCCGGACCCGCCCGGCGCGGTTCGCGGAGTTGCGCGAGCGACTGGACGGCTTCACGGCGGACGGGGGAGGGCAGGTCTGCGTGGTGGGTCACACGCACCGCGAGATGCTGACGGTCGTGGACGGCGTGACGGTCATGAATGTCGGTCCGGTGTCCCGTCAGAAGGACGGGCTGCCGCTGGCCCGCTGGGGGCTGCTGACCCGCCGCGCCGGGTGCTGGACTCCGGAGTTCCGCCGCGCTGCGTACGACGTGGCCGGGGCGGCCGCCTGGGCGCGGGCGCACGCGCCGCAGCCGGTGGGTGCGTTCGAAGCGGCGTGGCTGAGTGCTGGCCGGGAACCCTGA
- a CDS encoding 2-isopropylmalate synthase: MTQITDPNRIIIFDTTLRDGEQSPGVALNHSQKLEIAHQLARLGVDVIEAGFPIASPGDLEGVSRIAREVRGPIITGLARAARPDIEAAAKAVEAAAKPRIHTFIATSPIHMQKKLQLEPDAVVERAVQAVTYARTFVDDVEFSAEDATRSDIPFLIRIFRAAVEAGATTLNIPDTVGYTTPEEIRAMFSEIRAAIPAHIILSAHCHDDLGMAVANSIAAAEGGARQIECTINGIGERAGNASLEELVMAFHTRRDHYGLETGIRTRELYRASRLVSRLSGMPVQPNKAIVGDNAFAHESGIHQDGVIKARETYEIMNAELVGREAAVLVMGKHSGRAAFRKALTDLGYTDLPDDKVQHLFTRFKDLADRKGQIFAEDLRALVDARTDVPQTFTLEAFQITSGMNMTPVAFVRLTTPDGSVEATAHGDGPVEAAVQAINRITGIAPTMESYRIQAVTGGGDALGEVSISARHGETLLHGSGVSTDVVESSARAWIRIQNMIVAGMGAERRQGEFAPGRI, translated from the coding sequence ATGACCCAGATCACCGACCCGAACCGCATCATCATCTTCGACACCACCCTGCGCGACGGCGAACAGTCGCCGGGGGTCGCCCTGAACCACTCGCAGAAACTGGAGATCGCGCACCAGCTGGCCCGCCTGGGCGTGGACGTCATCGAGGCCGGATTCCCCATCGCCAGCCCCGGCGACCTGGAAGGCGTGAGCCGCATCGCCCGCGAGGTGCGCGGCCCCATCATCACCGGACTGGCCCGCGCCGCCCGGCCCGACATCGAGGCCGCCGCGAAAGCCGTCGAGGCCGCCGCTAAACCCCGCATTCACACGTTCATCGCGACCAGTCCCATTCACATGCAGAAGAAACTGCAACTGGAACCCGACGCGGTCGTGGAGCGCGCCGTGCAGGCCGTGACCTACGCCCGCACCTTCGTGGACGACGTGGAATTCAGCGCCGAGGACGCCACCCGCAGCGACATTCCCTTCCTGATCCGCATCTTCAGGGCGGCCGTGGAGGCCGGCGCGACCACCCTGAACATCCCCGACACCGTCGGCTACACCACCCCCGAGGAGATCCGCGCGATGTTCAGCGAGATCCGCGCCGCCATTCCCGCCCACATCATTCTGAGCGCCCACTGCCACGACGACCTGGGCATGGCCGTCGCGAACTCCATCGCCGCGGCCGAGGGGGGCGCCCGGCAGATCGAATGCACCATCAACGGCATCGGGGAACGCGCCGGGAACGCCAGCCTGGAAGAACTGGTCATGGCCTTCCACACCCGCCGCGACCACTACGGCCTGGAGACCGGCATCCGCACCCGCGAACTGTACCGGGCCAGCCGACTGGTCAGCCGCCTGAGCGGCATGCCCGTGCAGCCCAACAAGGCCATCGTCGGTGACAACGCGTTCGCGCACGAGAGCGGCATCCACCAGGACGGCGTGATCAAGGCCCGCGAGACGTACGAGATCATGAACGCCGAACTGGTCGGCCGCGAGGCCGCCGTGCTGGTCATGGGCAAACACTCGGGCCGCGCCGCGTTCCGCAAGGCCCTGACCGACCTGGGGTACACGGACCTGCCCGACGACAAGGTGCAGCACCTGTTCACCCGTTTCAAGGACCTCGCCGACCGCAAGGGCCAGATCTTCGCCGAGGACCTGCGCGCCCTGGTCGACGCCCGCACCGACGTCCCGCAGACCTTCACGCTGGAAGCCTTCCAGATCACCAGCGGCATGAACATGACCCCCGTCGCCTTCGTGCGCCTCACCACCCCCGACGGATCCGTGGAGGCCACCGCGCACGGCGACGGTCCCGTTGAGGCGGCCGTGCAGGCCATCAACCGCATCACGGGCATCGCCCCCACCATGGAAAGCTACCGGATTCAGGCCGTCACGGGCGGCGGCGACGCACTCGGCGAGGTCAGCATCAGCGCCCGCCACGGCGAGACCCTGCTGCACGGCAGCGGCGTCTCCACCGACGTCGTCGAATCCAGCGCCCGCGCCTGGATCCGCATCCAGAACATGATCGTCGCCGGCATGGGCGCCGAACGCCGCCAGGGCGAATTCGCCCCCGGCCGCATCTGA
- a CDS encoding META domain-containing protein, which produces MKKLTFALLLLGSSTAQIALSPDLNGSWKIVGWTLPDAVPVKNRLPQLNIQGSRLTGTTGCNRLNGTLRLNGNRLTFSAINTTRMACPEAVAAQEQALLKALSGRTLTATRVQDSLTLDTGAGMLNIRRMTIQAP; this is translated from the coding sequence ATGAAGAAACTCACATTCGCGCTGCTGCTGCTGGGCTCCAGCACCGCCCAGATCGCCCTCAGCCCCGACCTGAACGGCAGCTGGAAGATCGTCGGCTGGACCCTCCCCGACGCCGTACCCGTCAAGAACCGCCTGCCGCAGCTGAACATCCAGGGCAGTCGGCTGACCGGAACCACCGGCTGCAACCGCCTGAACGGCACGCTGCGCCTGAACGGCAACAGGCTCACCTTCAGCGCCATCAACACCACGCGCATGGCCTGCCCAGAAGCGGTCGCCGCCCAGGAACAGGCGCTGCTCAAGGCGCTCTCCGGCCGCACCCTGACCGCCACGCGCGTGCAGGACAGCCTGACCCTCGACACCGGGGCCGGCATGCTGAACATCCGCCGCATGACCATCCAGGCCCCCTGA
- a CDS encoding acetylornithine/succinylornithine family transaminase, with the protein MTGAPTPTHSKWLEAELKYDSRVVGKHEVVMTRGLGATVWDESGRSYIDCVAGYGVANVGHSHPDVVRAVKEQVDRLMVMPQSLPNDKRAEFLSELVSVTPAGLDRVFLCNSGTEAMEAAKKFAITGTGRGRFVSMKRGFSGRSLGALAFTWEPKYREPFGEAVDNRNVDFVTYGNIEELRAAITEETAAVILEPVQGEGGVRPASREFIQEARRLTQEKGALLILDEIQTGFCRTGKMFAAEHYGVIPDGMTLAKAMGGGIPIGAFVMTQDVADRMPAGGHGGTFGGNPLAMAAGLATIRAMKREGMAEQAREKGEYFMERLRAIQSPKIREVRGLGLMIGVELKEKSAPYIHALEHEEGVLALQATPLVVRFLPPMTISREQIDTVVAAFERVLSGVNPRAGRQAQLAAQAAAGEATQTE; encoded by the coding sequence ATGACTGGAGCACCCACCCCCACCCACAGCAAATGGCTGGAAGCCGAACTGAAGTACGACAGCCGCGTCGTCGGCAAGCACGAGGTCGTCATGACGCGCGGCCTGGGTGCCACCGTCTGGGACGAATCGGGCCGGTCGTACATCGACTGCGTGGCCGGGTACGGCGTCGCCAACGTCGGCCACAGCCACCCGGACGTGGTGCGCGCCGTCAAGGAACAGGTGGACCGCCTGATGGTCATGCCCCAGAGCCTCCCCAACGACAAACGCGCCGAGTTCCTCTCGGAACTGGTCAGCGTCACCCCCGCCGGCCTCGACCGCGTGTTCCTGTGCAACAGCGGCACCGAGGCCATGGAAGCAGCCAAGAAGTTCGCCATCACCGGCACGGGCCGGGGGCGCTTCGTGAGCATGAAACGCGGCTTCTCGGGCCGCAGCCTGGGTGCCCTGGCGTTCACCTGGGAACCCAAGTACCGCGAACCCTTCGGTGAGGCCGTGGACAACCGCAACGTGGACTTCGTGACGTACGGCAACATCGAGGAACTGCGCGCCGCGATCACCGAGGAGACGGCCGCCGTGATCCTCGAACCCGTGCAGGGCGAGGGCGGCGTGCGCCCCGCCAGCCGCGAATTCATCCAGGAAGCCCGCCGCCTGACGCAGGAGAAGGGCGCGCTGCTGATCCTCGACGAGATCCAGACCGGTTTCTGCCGCACCGGCAAGATGTTCGCCGCCGAGCACTACGGCGTCATTCCCGACGGCATGACGCTTGCCAAGGCCATGGGCGGCGGTATTCCCATCGGCGCGTTCGTCATGACCCAGGACGTCGCCGACCGCATGCCGGCCGGCGGGCACGGCGGCACCTTCGGCGGGAACCCCCTGGCGATGGCGGCGGGCCTGGCGACCATCCGCGCCATGAAACGCGAGGGCATGGCCGAACAGGCCCGCGAGAAGGGCGAGTACTTCATGGAGCGGCTGCGCGCCATCCAGAGTCCCAAGATCCGCGAGGTGCGCGGCCTGGGCCTGATGATCGGCGTGGAACTCAAGGAGAAGAGCGCGCCGTACATCCACGCGCTGGAACACGAGGAGGGCGTGCTGGCCCTGCAGGCCACGCCGCTGGTCGTGCGGTTCCTGCCGCCCATGACCATCAGCCGCGAGCAGATCGACACGGTCGTGGCCGCGTTTGAACGCGTGCTCAGCGGCGTGAACCCCCGCGCCGGGCGGCAGGCCCAGCTGGCCGCGCAGGCCGCCGCGGGCGAGGCCACCCAGACCGAGTAA
- a CDS encoding DMT family transporter, which produces MTRRDALDMFLLSAFWGVSFLLIRLSGEVFPPVWVALLRSVFGAAVLLVALRLGRHSLPPARLWKPLLLVALFNNVIPWSFFAWGEQTVSSNIAAIINATTPLFALLIGLTLRDTRLRGVTLAGVLLGMGGVALTVSGGLGGGHATLRGVIILLLASLGYAVATTIAKRTLGGLNPVGLATTQLGLSSVMLLPVALIGPAPAPLTVTALGAVAFLGVVGSGLAYLLYYGLLARVSPTQVTAVTYALPVWGLGWAALAGEPVGWLSVLGVLVVLAGLGLINLPPRAKPVQGAVKPGA; this is translated from the coding sequence GTGACCCGCCGCGACGCGCTGGACATGTTCCTGCTCTCGGCGTTCTGGGGCGTGTCGTTCCTGCTGATCCGCCTGAGCGGCGAGGTGTTCCCGCCCGTGTGGGTGGCGCTGCTGCGGTCCGTGTTCGGCGCGGCGGTGCTGCTGGTCGCGCTGCGGCTGGGCCGCCACAGCCTGCCGCCCGCCCGACTGTGGAAACCGCTGCTGCTGGTCGCGCTGTTCAACAACGTGATTCCGTGGTCGTTCTTCGCGTGGGGCGAACAGACCGTCAGCTCCAACATCGCGGCGATCATCAACGCGACCACGCCGCTGTTCGCGCTGCTGATCGGCCTGACCCTGCGCGACACGCGCCTGCGCGGCGTGACGCTGGCCGGGGTGCTGCTGGGAATGGGCGGCGTGGCGCTCACCGTGTCCGGCGGGCTGGGTGGCGGGCACGCCACGCTGCGCGGCGTGATCATCCTGCTGCTGGCCAGCCTGGGGTACGCGGTCGCCACCACCATCGCCAAACGCACCCTGGGCGGCCTGAACCCGGTCGGGCTGGCGACCACGCAACTGGGCCTGAGCAGCGTCATGCTGCTGCCGGTCGCGCTGATCGGCCCGGCCCCCGCCCCGCTGACGGTCACGGCGCTGGGCGCGGTGGCCTTCCTGGGCGTGGTCGGGAGCGGTCTGGCGTACCTGCTGTACTACGGCCTGCTGGCCCGCGTCAGCCCCACCCAGGTGACGGCCGTCACGTACGCCCTGCCGGTCTGGGGCCTGGGCTGGGCGGCGCTGGCCGGGGAGCCGGTGGGGTGGCTGTCCGTGCTGGGCGTGCTCGTGGTGCTCGCGGGACTGGGGCTGATCAACCTGCCGCCCCGTGCAAAGCCGGTGCAGGGGGCCGTGAAGCCGGGGGCCTGA
- the ilvB gene encoding biosynthetic-type acetolactate synthase large subunit: MNGARALWATLASHGVSTVFGYPGGAIMPVYDALTYYPEVRHVLTRHEQGAAHAAEGWAKATGEIGVCMATSGPGATNLVTGLADAMLDSVPLLAITGNVASHLMGTDAFQEADITGITLPITKHNYVVRDVQDLPRIVAEAIRIARSGRPGPVLVDIPKDIQLAPYHGEIPVPHARPEIPAPSQDAIDRALELIRAAQRPVIMVGGGSLDAAAEVTALARAWDIPVITTLMGLGAFPNSDPLWLGMPGMHGSVAANRAISEADVLIGIGLRFDDRVTGRVNGFAPKASIIHVELDAAEIGKIIRTHVPVRGDAKVAAQMLAQGASPLDRPEWKAQLEEWKSRTQLPDHWGAGYAVKSVVDRLRPDDILSSDVGQHQMLAAQLARFEKPRRWINSGGLGTMGFGFPAAIGAGMAEPGVRSVVIAGDGGFQMTAQELATLKMYDVRNVKICIINNSFLGMVRQWQEMFHGKRYSEVWLGDSNPDFIKLADAYGVPGYRASSAEDLPAAIDAWLADPNSALLEVVVPHEHAVFPMVPAGAALYEMLETEPARTPQPEMAEVAEEARNA; this comes from the coding sequence ATGAACGGCGCCAGGGCCCTGTGGGCCACGCTGGCCAGCCACGGCGTCAGCACCGTGTTCGGCTACCCCGGCGGGGCGATCATGCCCGTGTACGACGCCCTGACCTACTACCCGGAAGTCCGGCACGTCCTGACCCGCCACGAGCAGGGCGCCGCGCACGCCGCAGAAGGGTGGGCCAAGGCGACCGGCGAGATCGGCGTGTGCATGGCCACCAGCGGCCCCGGCGCCACGAACCTCGTGACCGGACTGGCCGACGCCATGCTCGACAGCGTGCCGCTGCTGGCCATCACCGGGAACGTCGCCTCGCACCTGATGGGCACCGACGCCTTCCAGGAAGCCGACATCACCGGCATCACGCTGCCCATCACCAAGCACAACTACGTGGTCCGCGACGTGCAGGACCTGCCGCGCATCGTGGCCGAGGCGATCCGCATCGCCCGTTCGGGCCGGCCGGGCCCCGTGCTGGTGGACATTCCCAAGGACATCCAGCTTGCCCCCTACCACGGCGAGATTCCCGTCCCGCACGCCCGCCCGGAAATCCCGGCGCCCAGCCAGGACGCCATCGACCGCGCCCTGGAACTGATCCGCGCGGCGCAGCGGCCCGTGATCATGGTGGGTGGCGGCAGCCTGGACGCCGCCGCCGAGGTCACCGCCCTGGCCCGCGCGTGGGACATCCCGGTGATCACGACCCTGATGGGCCTGGGCGCCTTCCCCAACAGCGATCCCCTGTGGCTGGGCATGCCCGGCATGCACGGCAGCGTCGCCGCGAACCGCGCGATCAGCGAGGCGGACGTCCTGATCGGCATCGGCCTGCGCTTCGATGACCGCGTGACGGGCCGCGTGAACGGCTTCGCGCCGAAAGCCAGCATCATTCACGTGGAGCTCGACGCGGCCGAGATCGGCAAGATCATCCGCACGCACGTCCCGGTGCGCGGTGACGCGAAGGTGGCCGCGCAGATGCTCGCGCAGGGCGCCTCCCCCCTGGACCGCCCCGAATGGAAGGCGCAGCTTGAGGAGTGGAAGTCCCGCACCCAGCTGCCCGACCACTGGGGCGCCGGGTACGCCGTGAAATCGGTCGTGGACCGCCTGCGCCCGGACGACATCCTGAGTTCCGACGTGGGCCAGCACCAGATGCTCGCCGCGCAGCTCGCCCGTTTCGAGAAACCCCGCCGCTGGATCAACTCCGGCGGGCTGGGCACCATGGGCTTCGGGTTCCCCGCCGCGATCGGCGCCGGCATGGCCGAACCCGGCGTGCGCAGCGTCGTCATCGCCGGGGACGGCGGGTTCCAGATGACCGCGCAGGAACTCGCGACCCTCAAGATGTACGACGTGCGGAACGTCAAGATCTGCATCATCAACAACTCGTTCCTGGGCATGGTCCGCCAGTGGCAGGAGATGTTCCACGGCAAACGCTACTCCGAGGTCTGGCTGGGCGACAGCAACCCGGACTTCATCAAACTGGCCGACGCGTACGGCGTGCCCGGCTACCGCGCCAGCAGCGCCGAGGACCTCCCGGCCGCCATCGACGCGTGGCTGGCCGACCCGAACAGCGCCCTGCTGGAAGTCGTCGTGCCGCACGAGCACGCCGTGTTCCCCATGGTCCCGGCCGGCGCGGCGCTGTACGAGATGCTGGAAACCGAACCCGCCCGCACCCCCCAGCCTGAGATGGCCGAGGTGGCCGAGGAGGCCCGCAACGCATGA
- a CDS encoding VanW family protein: MGVATQPDGTIAPGIRIAGVDVGGMNREQALAALGERTAAAPQVTVSAGKNSWTVSAAKLGWRADAATSVEAAQKITAERGVLERLQGMVGAAQVQDIPLTAAVDATQARAALTSLTAGLNAAPRNASVYFDKTTRKYAVKPAVTGVKVDVAGAVNTYVANPALTALTVATAEQAPQYTTEALGAYVKQGNALARPFTVKLAGTNRTAALSALQVADLYWVRETGIVPDEATLKAAFGRLTSAVDQPAQNARYALQGGKLVKVRESAGVVTDRAAAYAIFRKTVLDITQKAAVFPSRADKPTLTLASLPDAGKLQLIAVGKSTYYHSSAARRTNVANAAAKINGAVVPAGEVFSFLNALGGINAENGFVGGLIISGGRTVDGLGGGVCQVSTTTFRALYQAGLPVVERNQHSYRVGYYEPQVGFEAAVYDPGLDLKMKNDTSAPILIKTVNDNSRSTLTVEVWGVKPQRTVTISPAVITARVPHPGPKYVVNPGLRPGTMRQVDWAADGYSLYISRTIRDASGTRTDRVSTVYKPWQAVYETGPRS; the protein is encoded by the coding sequence ATGGGCGTCGCAACGCAACCGGACGGCACCATCGCGCCGGGCATCCGGATCGCCGGCGTGGACGTGGGCGGCATGAACCGCGAGCAGGCCCTCGCCGCGCTCGGGGAACGGACGGCCGCCGCGCCGCAGGTCACCGTCAGCGCCGGCAAGAACAGCTGGACCGTCAGCGCCGCGAAACTCGGCTGGCGGGCCGACGCGGCCACCAGCGTCGAGGCCGCGCAGAAGATCACGGCCGAGCGGGGCGTCCTCGAACGCCTGCAGGGCATGGTCGGCGCGGCGCAGGTGCAGGACATTCCCCTGACCGCCGCCGTGGACGCCACGCAGGCCAGGGCGGCCCTGACCAGCCTGACCGCCGGCCTGAACGCGGCGCCCAGGAACGCCAGCGTGTACTTCGACAAGACCACCCGCAAGTACGCCGTGAAACCCGCCGTGACCGGCGTGAAGGTGGACGTGGCCGGCGCCGTGAACACCTACGTCGCCAACCCCGCCCTGACCGCCCTGACCGTCGCCACGGCCGAGCAGGCACCCCAGTACACCACCGAGGCCCTGGGCGCCTACGTGAAGCAGGGCAACGCCCTGGCCCGCCCGTTCACCGTGAAACTCGCCGGCACCAACCGCACCGCCGCCCTGAGCGCCCTGCAGGTCGCGGACCTGTACTGGGTGCGTGAGACCGGCATCGTTCCCGATGAAGCCACCCTGAAAGCCGCGTTCGGCCGCCTGACCAGCGCCGTGGACCAGCCCGCCCAGAACGCCCGCTACGCCCTGCAGGGCGGCAAGCTCGTGAAGGTCAGGGAGAGCGCCGGGGTGGTCACGGACCGCGCCGCCGCGTACGCCATCTTCCGCAAGACTGTTCTGGACATCACGCAGAAGGCGGCCGTGTTCCCCAGCCGGGCCGACAAGCCCACCCTGACCCTGGCGAGCCTGCCGGACGCCGGCAAGCTGCAACTGATCGCCGTCGGCAAGAGCACCTACTACCACTCCAGCGCCGCTCGGCGCACGAACGTCGCGAACGCCGCCGCGAAGATCAACGGCGCGGTCGTTCCGGCCGGCGAGGTCTTCTCGTTCCTGAACGCCCTGGGCGGCATCAACGCCGAGAACGGATTCGTGGGCGGCCTGATCATCAGCGGCGGCCGCACCGTGGACGGCCTGGGCGGCGGCGTGTGTCAGGTCAGCACGACCACCTTCCGGGCGCTGTACCAGGCGGGCCTGCCGGTCGTGGAGCGTAACCAGCACTCCTACCGCGTCGGGTACTACGAACCGCAGGTGGGCTTCGAGGCGGCCGTGTACGATCCGGGCCTGGACCTGAAGATGAAGAACGACACCAGCGCCCCCATCCTGATCAAGACCGTGAACGACAACAGCCGCAGCACCCTGACCGTGGAGGTCTGGGGCGTGAAACCCCAGCGGACCGTCACCATCAGCCCGGCCGTCATCACGGCCCGCGTACCCCACCCCGGCCCGAAGTACGTCGTGAATCCTGGCCTGCGCCCCGGCACCATGCGGCAGGTGGACTGGGCCGCCGACGGGTACAGCCTGTACATCTCCCGCACCATCAGGGACGCCAGCGGTACCCGCACGGACCGGGTCAGCACCGTGTACAAACCCTGGCAGGCGGTGTACGAGACCGGCCCCAGGAGTTGA
- the ilvN gene encoding acetolactate synthase small subunit produces the protein MTQATIPHQREPNPEQLLSILVRDEPRVLTRITALFGRRGYNIKSLSVGSTEHPGVSRMTIVVSGDRGVVEQAIRQLEKLHDVVRIIDHSLEKYVDRELVLVKVAITPENRVEVRQIAEDFRSRIVDVGRHALTFEVTGDEGKLTAFIEQMRPFGILETMRTGRIALTRGSNADIPGHVYHGETQALRPAVQIEQPREERAREVPNLF, from the coding sequence ATGACACAGGCAACCATTCCCCACCAGCGCGAACCGAACCCCGAGCAACTGCTGTCCATCCTGGTCCGCGACGAACCCCGCGTCCTGACCCGCATCACGGCCCTGTTCGGCCGGCGCGGCTACAACATCAAGAGCCTGTCGGTCGGCAGCACCGAGCACCCCGGCGTGTCCCGCATGACCATCGTCGTCAGCGGTGACCGGGGCGTGGTCGAGCAGGCCATCCGGCAACTGGAGAAACTGCACGACGTGGTCCGCATCATCGACCACAGCCTCGAGAAGTACGTGGACCGCGAACTGGTGCTCGTGAAGGTCGCCATCACGCCCGAGAACCGCGTCGAGGTCCGTCAGATCGCCGAGGATTTCCGCAGTCGCATCGTGGACGTGGGCCGCCACGCCCTGACCTTCGAGGTCACGGGCGACGAGGGCAAACTGACCGCCTTCATCGAGCAGATGCGTCCCTTCGGCATCCTGGAAACCATGCGTACCGGCCGCATCGCCCTGACACGCGGCAGCAACGCCGACATTCCCGGCCACGTGTACCACGGCGAGACGCAGGCCCTCCGGCCCGCCGTGCAGATCGAACAGCCCCGCGAGGAACGCGCCCGCGAAGTCCCCAACCTGTTCTAG